A genomic stretch from Dama dama isolate Ldn47 chromosome 10, ASM3311817v1, whole genome shotgun sequence includes:
- the GDE1 gene encoding glycerophosphodiester phosphodiesterase 1 isoform X1: protein MWLWEDQGGLMGPFSFLLLVLLLLTRSPFNACLFTGSLYLLLRLFSFEPVPSRRAMQVLKPRDRVSAIAHRGGSHDAPENTLAAIRQAAKNGAAGVELDLEFTSDGIPVIMHDNTVDRTTDGTGRLCDLTFEQIRKLNAAANHRLRNDFPNEKIPTLREAVAECLNHNLTIFFDVKGHASKATDALKKVYMEFPKLYNNSIVCSFLPEVIYKMRQTDQNVVTALIHRPWSLSRTGDGKPRFDTFWKQSMFVALDILLDWSMHNILWYLCGVSAFLAQKDFISPDYVKKWSAKGIQVVGWTVNTFDEKSYYESHLGSSYITDSMLEDCAPGF from the exons ATGTGGCTGTGGGAGGATCAGGGGGGCCTCATGggccccttctccttcctgctgctggtgctgctgctgctgacgcGCAGTCCCTTCAATGCCTGCCTCTTCACTGGCAGCCTCTACCTCCTGTTGCGCCTCTTCAGCTTTGAGCCGGTGCCCTCCCGCAGGGCTATGCAGGTGCTCAAGCCCCGGGACCGCGTTTCCGCCATCGCCCACCGCGGAGGCAGCCACGACGCTCCCGAGAACACGCTGGCAGCCATTCGGCAG GCAGCTAAGAATGGAGCAGCAGGCGTGGAACTGGACCTGGAGTTTACTTCTGACGGGATTCCTGTCATCATGCACGACAACACAGTAGATAGGACGACTGATGGCACTGGTCGGCTGTGTGATTTGACATTTGAACAAATTAGGAAGCTTAACGCTGCAGCAAATCACAGATTAAG AAATGATTTCCCTAATGAAAAGATCCCTACCCTAAGAGAAGCCGTTGCAGAGTGCCTAAACCATAACCTCACAATCTTCTTTGATGTCAAAGGCCATGCATCTAAG GCTACTGATGCTCTAAAAAAAGTATATATGGAATTTCCTAAACTATACAATAATAGTATCGTCTGCTCTTTCTTGCCAGAAGTTATCTATAAG ATGAGACAAACAGATCAGAATGTAGTAACAGCTTTAATTCATAGACCTTGGAGCCTTAGCCGCACAGGAGATGGGAAACCACGCTTTGATACTTTCTGGAAACAGTCCATGTTTGTGGCATTGGACATTTTGCTTGATTGGAGTATGCATAATATCTTGTGGTACCTgtgtggagtttcagctttcctCGCACAAAAGGATTTTATATCCCC gGACTACGTGAAGAAGTGGTCAGCTAAAGGCATTCAGGTTGTTGGTTGGACTGTTAATACTTTTGATGAAAAAAGTTATTACGAGTCTCATCTTGGCTCCAGCTATATCACTGACAGCATGTTGGAAGACTGCGCACCTGGATTCTAG
- the GDE1 gene encoding glycerophosphodiester phosphodiesterase 1 isoform X2, with protein MHDNTVDRTTDGTGRLCDLTFEQIRKLNAAANHRLRNDFPNEKIPTLREAVAECLNHNLTIFFDVKGHASKATDALKKVYMEFPKLYNNSIVCSFLPEVIYKMRQTDQNVVTALIHRPWSLSRTGDGKPRFDTFWKQSMFVALDILLDWSMHNILWYLCGVSAFLAQKDFISPDYVKKWSAKGIQVVGWTVNTFDEKSYYESHLGSSYITDSMLEDCAPGF; from the exons ATGCACGACAACACAGTAGATAGGACGACTGATGGCACTGGTCGGCTGTGTGATTTGACATTTGAACAAATTAGGAAGCTTAACGCTGCAGCAAATCACAGATTAAG AAATGATTTCCCTAATGAAAAGATCCCTACCCTAAGAGAAGCCGTTGCAGAGTGCCTAAACCATAACCTCACAATCTTCTTTGATGTCAAAGGCCATGCATCTAAG GCTACTGATGCTCTAAAAAAAGTATATATGGAATTTCCTAAACTATACAATAATAGTATCGTCTGCTCTTTCTTGCCAGAAGTTATCTATAAG ATGAGACAAACAGATCAGAATGTAGTAACAGCTTTAATTCATAGACCTTGGAGCCTTAGCCGCACAGGAGATGGGAAACCACGCTTTGATACTTTCTGGAAACAGTCCATGTTTGTGGCATTGGACATTTTGCTTGATTGGAGTATGCATAATATCTTGTGGTACCTgtgtggagtttcagctttcctCGCACAAAAGGATTTTATATCCCC gGACTACGTGAAGAAGTGGTCAGCTAAAGGCATTCAGGTTGTTGGTTGGACTGTTAATACTTTTGATGAAAAAAGTTATTACGAGTCTCATCTTGGCTCCAGCTATATCACTGACAGCATGTTGGAAGACTGCGCACCTGGATTCTAG